One part of the uncultured Celeribacter sp. genome encodes these proteins:
- a CDS encoding HK97 family phage prohead protease, with amino-acid sequence MAREMQAALEHKFCRPETALEMTGRAEIEGYASLFGQPDGGGDRVAPGAYARSLAALKARGGRVKMLWQHDPAQPIGIWDEVREDARGLYVKGRLLAELQRGREAMALIEAGAIDGLSIGYRTRRAHKDAQGHRVLSDLDLWEVSLVTFPMLPEARLAVDGKAAGPRSGGRSQTATWQRFSTLSRSLVAARKAMRDGAD; translated from the coding sequence ATGGCGCGTGAAATGCAAGCTGCACTGGAACATAAATTCTGCCGTCCAGAAACCGCGCTGGAGATGACCGGGCGGGCCGAGATCGAAGGCTATGCCTCGCTGTTCGGGCAGCCGGACGGGGGTGGTGACCGTGTGGCGCCGGGGGCCTATGCGCGGTCTCTGGCGGCGTTGAAGGCGCGGGGCGGGCGGGTCAAGATGCTGTGGCAGCACGACCCGGCGCAACCTATCGGCATCTGGGACGAGGTGCGCGAAGATGCGCGCGGTCTCTATGTCAAAGGTCGCCTGCTGGCCGAATTGCAGCGTGGACGCGAAGCGATGGCGCTGATCGAAGCCGGGGCGATTGACGGCTTGTCGATCGGCTACCGCACGCGGCGCGCGCATAAGGATGCGCAGGGGCACCGGGTGCTGAGCGATCTGGATCTTTGGGAGGTCTCTCTGGTGACATTTCCCATGCTGCCCGAGGCACGGCTCGCCGTCGATGGAAAAGCAGCCGGACCGAGGAGTGGCGGCCGATCCCAGACGGCGACTTGGCAGCGGTTTTCAACGCTCAGCCGGTCTCTGGTGGCGGCACGCAAGGCCATGCGGGATGGCGCAGACTGA
- a CDS encoding phage portal protein has product MPTTPAQQERPQERKASATGPVMAALSVAGRVAWSPRDTLSLTRSGFLANPVGFRAVKMLAEAAAALPLVLQNADTRFETHPVLSLLARPNPAQGQAELFEALYGQILLSGDGYLEAVRDPAVPAGALRELHVLRSDRMRVVPGDDGWPMAYDYVVGARKHRFAVTPGQSPICHIRQFHPTDDHYGLSPMQAAATAIDVHTAASRWSKSLLDNAARPSGAIVYKGADGQGAMSADQFDRLLSEMEAHHQGARNAGRPMLLEGGLDWKPMGFSPSDMEFQKTKEAAAREIALAFGVPPMLLGLPGDMTYANYQEASRAFYRLTVLPLVGRVAAAVGHWLSEWLGEALTLKPDLDQVPALASEREAQWARVSRAAFLSNAEKRRMLGLPPQMEPEQMDAGGEAHGA; this is encoded by the coding sequence ATGCCGACTACACCGGCCCAGCAAGAACGCCCGCAGGAACGCAAGGCCTCGGCCACCGGGCCGGTCATGGCGGCGCTCTCTGTGGCTGGCCGGGTGGCGTGGTCGCCGCGCGACACGCTCAGCCTGACGCGGTCAGGCTTTCTGGCCAACCCGGTGGGGTTTCGTGCGGTCAAGATGCTTGCCGAAGCTGCCGCCGCGCTGCCGTTGGTGCTGCAAAATGCCGACACGCGTTTTGAGACGCATCCGGTTCTGAGCCTGCTGGCGCGTCCCAATCCGGCGCAGGGGCAGGCCGAACTCTTTGAGGCGCTCTATGGTCAGATCCTGCTCAGTGGCGACGGGTATCTTGAGGCGGTGCGCGATCCGGCGGTTCCGGCTGGCGCGCTGCGCGAGTTGCATGTGCTGCGCTCGGATCGGATGCGGGTGGTGCCGGGGGACGATGGCTGGCCGATGGCCTATGACTATGTGGTGGGCGCGCGCAAGCACCGCTTTGCCGTGACACCGGGGCAAAGCCCGATCTGTCACATCCGGCAGTTTCATCCCACGGACGATCATTACGGGCTGTCGCCAATGCAGGCGGCTGCGACCGCGATCGATGTGCATACGGCGGCCTCGCGCTGGTCCAAGTCGCTTCTCGACAATGCTGCGCGCCCTTCGGGGGCGATTGTCTATAAGGGGGCGGATGGGCAGGGCGCGATGAGTGCCGATCAGTTCGACCGGCTCCTGAGCGAAATGGAAGCGCATCATCAGGGCGCGCGCAATGCTGGCCGCCCGATGCTGCTGGAAGGTGGGCTGGACTGGAAACCCATGGGGTTTTCGCCTTCCGATATGGAATTTCAGAAGACCAAGGAGGCCGCCGCGCGCGAAATCGCGCTGGCCTTCGGGGTGCCGCCGATGCTGCTCGGCTTGCCGGGGGATATGACCTACGCCAATTATCAGGAGGCCAGCCGTGCCTTCTATCGCCTGACGGTTCTGCCTTTGGTGGGGCGTGTGGCGGCGGCGGTGGGTCATTGGCTGTCCGAGTGGCTCGGTGAGGCGCTGACGCTCAAACCCGATCTGGATCAGGTGCCTGCGCTGGCCAGCGAACGCGAGGCGCAATGGGCGCGCGTGTCCAGGGCCGCATTCCTCAGCAACGCCGAAAAGCGCCGGATGTTGGGGCTGCCGCCGCAGATGGAGCCTGAGCAGATGGACGCCGGAGGGGAAGCCCATGGCGCGTGA
- a CDS encoding terminase family protein, protein MGEGALRALPFLFDLWALDHQRPPAGDWRSWVILGGRGAGKTRAGAEWVRSQVEGARPGQPGQARHVALVGETYDQAREVMVFGESGILACSPPDRRPKWHAGRRRLIWPNGAEATVFSGHDPEALRGPQFDAAWVDELAKWRQPEAAWDMLQFGLRLGRDPRQVVTTTPRNIPLLKALLARDSTVSSHAPTAANAANLAPSFLQEVERRYAGTRLGRQELQGVLLEDDAAALWSLSGLDAGRDTPPADLDRIVVAIDPPVTGHAGSDDCGIMVVGARLQGPPQAWQAWVLEDASCAAASPLVWAQRALDAAARWEADRVVAEVNQGGDLVETVLRQIAPLVPFRAVRATRGKVARAEPVAALYEQGRVHHLRTGLEALEDQMLRMSLQGYRGSGSPDRVDALVWALHDLLIAPREAAAPRLRQLE, encoded by the coding sequence CTGGGGGAGGGGGCGCTGCGGGCGCTCCCTTTCCTTTTCGATCTCTGGGCGCTGGATCATCAGCGCCCGCCAGCGGGTGACTGGCGCAGCTGGGTGATCCTTGGCGGGCGCGGGGCGGGCAAGACCCGTGCCGGCGCGGAATGGGTGCGCAGTCAGGTTGAGGGGGCACGCCCGGGCCAGCCGGGACAGGCGCGCCATGTCGCGCTGGTCGGCGAAACCTATGATCAGGCGCGTGAGGTCATGGTGTTCGGCGAAAGCGGCATTCTGGCCTGTTCGCCGCCCGATCGCCGACCCAAATGGCACGCCGGGCGGCGGCGGCTGATCTGGCCAAACGGGGCCGAAGCCACGGTGTTTTCCGGGCACGATCCCGAAGCGCTGCGCGGGCCGCAGTTTGATGCGGCCTGGGTGGATGAGCTGGCGAAATGGCGTCAACCGGAGGCGGCCTGGGATATGCTGCAATTCGGGTTGCGGTTGGGGCGCGATCCGCGTCAGGTGGTCACGACCACGCCGCGCAACATTCCTCTGCTCAAGGCGCTTCTGGCGCGTGACAGCACGGTCAGCAGCCATGCGCCGACCGCCGCCAATGCGGCCAATCTGGCGCCGTCGTTTCTGCAAGAGGTCGAGCGGCGCTATGCCGGAACGCGGCTGGGCCGGCAGGAACTGCAAGGAGTGCTGCTGGAGGATGACGCCGCTGCGCTGTGGAGCTTGTCAGGGTTGGACGCGGGGCGCGACACGCCGCCTGCCGATCTTGACCGGATCGTTGTCGCCATCGATCCGCCGGTGACGGGCCATGCCGGGTCGGATGACTGCGGCATCATGGTGGTGGGGGCCAGGCTGCAAGGCCCTCCGCAAGCCTGGCAGGCCTGGGTTCTGGAAGATGCCTCCTGTGCCGCCGCCTCGCCGCTGGTCTGGGCGCAGCGCGCGCTGGATGCGGCAGCCCGCTGGGAGGCAGACCGCGTGGTGGCCGAGGTCAATCAGGGTGGCGATCTGGTGGAAACCGTGTTGCGGCAGATCGCGCCGCTGGTGCCGTTTCGGGCGGTCAGGGCTACGCGCGGCAAGGTCGCCCGGGCCGAACCCGTTGCCGCACTCTATGAACAAGGTCGGGTGCATCACCTGCGCACGGGGCTTGAGGCGCTCGAGGATCAGATGCTGCGCATGTCGCTGCAGGGCTATCGTGGCAGCGGCAGCCCCGATCGCGTCGATGCGCTGGTCTGGGCGCTGCATGATCTCTTGATCGCCCCGAGGGAGGCCGCCGCGCCGCGCCTGCGCCAGCTGGAGTGA
- a CDS encoding potassium channel family protein, translating into MAATAGFSKTLTELYEGNSQRAHRFRYGLLAFDLITISFVIVTSFLARHIWIEAIDMVFGVAILMDFTARVYVSRNRLRYLTRPSTLADVAAMISFLAPLTGEGLGFLRILRTLRLLHTYQLMNRLRQDFKLFRQHEEVIVAAINLLVFIFVTTGLIYALEHGHNAHIHNYADALYFTITTLTTTGFGDITLEGTTGHMLSIGVMFFGVTLFLRLAQVLFRPTKVRYECEVCGLMLHDADAVHCKHCGTVVHIDTEGLN; encoded by the coding sequence ATGGCCGCCACCGCAGGTTTTTCGAAGACGCTGACAGAGCTTTACGAAGGCAATTCGCAGCGCGCGCATCGCTTCCGCTACGGCCTTCTGGCGTTTGACCTGATCACCATCAGCTTTGTGATCGTCACATCTTTTCTAGCACGCCACATCTGGATCGAAGCCATCGACATGGTGTTCGGCGTCGCGATCCTGATGGACTTTACCGCGCGGGTCTATGTCAGCCGAAACCGTCTGCGGTATCTGACCCGCCCCTCTACGCTGGCGGATGTCGCGGCGATGATTTCCTTTCTCGCGCCCCTGACCGGAGAAGGTCTGGGCTTTTTGCGCATCCTGCGCACGCTCCGGCTGCTGCACACCTATCAGTTGATGAACCGGCTGCGACAGGATTTCAAACTGTTCCGCCAGCATGAAGAGGTCATCGTGGCCGCGATCAATTTGTTGGTCTTCATCTTCGTGACCACCGGACTGATCTATGCGCTGGAACATGGCCACAACGCGCATATCCACAATTATGCAGATGCGCTCTATTTCACCATCACCACGCTGACCACCACCGGGTTCGGTGACATTACGCTTGAGGGCACCACCGGGCATATGCTGTCGATCGGGGTGATGTTCTTTGGTGTCACCCTGTTTCTGCGTCTGGCTCAGGTTCTGTTTCGCCCAACCAAAGTGCGCTACGAATGCGAGGTCTGCGGGCTGATGCTGCATGACGCGGACGCGGTGCATTGCAAACACTGTGGCACAGTGGTGCATATCGACACGGAAGGGCTGAACTGA
- the mltG gene encoding endolytic transglycosylase MltG, translating into MWRSIASNALTLLIVVLIALAGAVAWGKRQYTTAGPLDEAICLRVPSGSTMRAVSQDLAGQGAISHPSIFRVGADYTDKSQALKAGAFLIPEGASMAEITDLITRGGASTCGTEVVYRIGVNRAEMQVRELDPATQSYVEAAAFQPGEVGDEGDAIPAEYTKVRAAADTRYRVLVAEGTTVWRVVESLKQADFLSGTVTADEMPSEGMLAPDSYEVRDGSDVDALIERMQALQQERIDQVWAERTEGLPFETPEEMLTLASIIEKETGVPEERRQVASVFENRLKSGMRLQTDPTVIYGVTNGQGVLGRGLRQSELRSDSPYNTYVIEGLPPGPIANPGLASLEAAVNPDSTPYLFFVADGSGGHAFAETLAEHNANVAKWREIEAQRDNP; encoded by the coding sequence ATGTGGCGATCCATCGCCTCGAATGCGCTGACATTGCTGATCGTGGTTCTGATCGCTCTGGCGGGGGCTGTCGCGTGGGGCAAGCGTCAATACACCACAGCAGGCCCTCTGGACGAGGCCATCTGTTTGCGCGTGCCGTCGGGCTCGACGATGCGTGCCGTGTCTCAGGATCTGGCCGGGCAGGGCGCGATTTCACATCCGTCGATCTTTCGCGTCGGTGCAGATTATACCGACAAATCGCAGGCGCTGAAAGCCGGGGCCTTTCTGATCCCGGAAGGGGCGTCGATGGCCGAGATCACCGATCTCATTACCCGTGGCGGAGCGTCGACCTGCGGGACGGAAGTGGTCTATCGTATTGGTGTGAATCGCGCTGAAATGCAGGTGCGTGAACTCGATCCGGCCACGCAATCCTATGTCGAAGCGGCGGCTTTCCAGCCCGGCGAGGTCGGCGACGAAGGCGATGCCATTCCCGCAGAATACACTAAGGTGCGTGCCGCCGCCGACACGCGGTATCGCGTGCTGGTGGCCGAAGGCACAACCGTCTGGCGCGTGGTGGAAAGCCTGAAACAGGCCGATTTCCTGTCGGGCACGGTTACAGCCGATGAAATGCCGTCCGAGGGCATGCTGGCACCTGACAGCTATGAAGTGCGCGACGGGTCTGATGTCGACGCGCTGATTGAGCGGATGCAGGCGCTGCAGCAGGAGCGCATTGATCAGGTCTGGGCCGAGCGCACAGAGGGTCTGCCGTTTGAGACGCCCGAAGAAATGCTGACGCTGGCCTCGATCATCGAAAAGGAAACCGGTGTGCCCGAGGAACGTCGTCAGGTGGCATCGGTCTTTGAGAACCGTCTCAAAAGCGGCATGCGGCTGCAGACGGACCCGACAGTGATCTACGGTGTCACGAATGGCCAAGGGGTACTGGGGCGCGGGCTGCGTCAGTCCGAATTGCGGTCTGACAGCCCCTACAACACCTATGTGATCGAAGGGCTGCCGCCGGGGCCGATCGCGAACCCCGGGCTGGCCTCGCTGGAAGCGGCGGTGAACCCGGATAGCACGCCCTATCTGTTCTTCGTGGCGGATGGCAGCGGCGGACATGCCTTTGCCGAGACGCTGGCCGAACACAACGCCAATGTGGCGAAGTGGCGCGAAATCGAAGCCCAGCGGGACAATCCGTAA
- the fabF gene encoding beta-ketoacyl-ACP synthase II — MRRVVVTGLGMVSPLACGVEETWTRLLAGESASATIQRFDASHLATDYACEVKIGDGTDGTFNPDDWMAPKDRKKVDDFILFGMAAAEQALRDADWTPEDEDDRLRTGVLIGSGIGGLSSIAEAALILKEKGPRRISPFFIPGSLINLISGQVSIRYGFKGPNHAVVTACSTGAHAIGDASRLIMLGDADVMVAGGAESAICELGIAGFNACKALSTKRKDDPAHASRPYDADRDGFVMGEGAGIVVLEEYEHAKARGAKIYAEVVGYGLSGDAYHITAPSEDGDGGYRAMEAALNRAGLAPADVDYINAHGTSTMADVIELAAVERLMGDAAAKATMSSTKSSIGHLLGAAGAVEAIFCVLAIRDQVAPPTINLDTPAVEPTLDLAPNAKREREINVALSNSFGFGGTNASLVLKKVDG, encoded by the coding sequence ATGCGCCGAGTAGTTGTCACAGGACTTGGGATGGTTTCGCCGCTGGCATGCGGTGTCGAGGAAACATGGACGCGCCTTTTGGCGGGGGAATCGGCCAGCGCGACGATTCAGCGTTTCGATGCCAGCCATCTGGCCACGGATTATGCCTGCGAAGTCAAGATCGGCGATGGCACCGATGGCACCTTCAATCCCGATGACTGGATGGCGCCGAAAGACCGCAAAAAGGTCGATGACTTTATCCTCTTTGGCATGGCGGCGGCCGAACAGGCGCTGCGCGATGCGGATTGGACGCCGGAAGACGAAGACGACCGTCTGCGCACCGGTGTGTTGATTGGGTCTGGTATCGGGGGCTTGTCTTCGATTGCCGAGGCGGCCCTGATCCTCAAGGAAAAAGGCCCGCGCCGGATTTCGCCGTTCTTCATTCCCGGCTCGCTGATCAATTTGATCTCGGGTCAGGTGTCGATCAGATACGGTTTCAAAGGACCAAACCACGCGGTGGTCACCGCCTGTTCGACGGGCGCGCATGCGATCGGCGATGCGTCGCGTTTGATCATGCTCGGCGATGCCGACGTGATGGTCGCGGGCGGCGCTGAAAGCGCGATCTGTGAACTGGGGATTGCCGGGTTCAACGCTTGCAAGGCCCTGTCCACCAAACGCAAGGACGATCCGGCCCATGCTTCGCGTCCCTATGATGCGGACCGCGACGGCTTTGTCATGGGCGAGGGCGCAGGCATCGTGGTTCTGGAAGAATACGAACATGCCAAGGCGCGTGGCGCCAAGATCTATGCCGAGGTCGTGGGTTATGGCCTGTCGGGCGATGCCTATCATATCACAGCCCCCTCAGAGGACGGCGATGGTGGCTATCGCGCGATGGAGGCGGCGCTGAACCGTGCCGGGCTGGCACCGGCGGATGTCGACTATATCAACGCGCATGGCACATCGACCATGGCCGATGTGATCGAACTGGCCGCTGTGGAGCGGCTCATGGGCGATGCCGCGGCCAAGGCGACGATGTCTTCGACGAAATCCTCCATCGGGCACCTTCTTGGCGCGGCTGGCGCAGTTGAGGCGATCTTCTGCGTGCTGGCGATCCGCGATCAGGTGGCCCCGCCGACGATCAACCTCGATACGCCGGCTGTGGAGCCGACGCTTGATCTGGCGCCCAACGCCAAGCGCGAACGTGAGATCAACGTTGCCCTGTCCAACTCCTTCGGGTTTGGCGGCACCAATGCCTCGCTGGTTCTGAAAAAGGTGGATGGCTGA
- a CDS encoding acyl carrier protein, giving the protein MSDIADRVKKIVVEHLDVEEDKVTETASFIDDLGADSLDTVELVMAFEEEFGIEIPDDAAETIQTFGDAVKFITEAS; this is encoded by the coding sequence ATGAGCGACATCGCAGATCGCGTGAAAAAGATCGTTGTCGAGCATCTCGACGTGGAAGAAGACAAAGTGACGGAAACCGCGTCCTTCATCGACGATCTGGGCGCAGACAGCCTCGACACCGTGGAACTGGTCATGGCGTTTGAAGAAGAGTTTGGCATCGAGATCCCGGACGACGCAGCCGAAACCATCCAGACCTTCGGCGACGCGGTGAAGTTCATCACCGAAGCTTCCTAA
- the fabG gene encoding 3-oxoacyl-ACP reductase FabG, which produces MFDLTGKNALITGASGGIGGAIAKALYEAGATVALSGTRVDPLEALAAELGERAHVLPCNLSDAEAVSALPKQAAEAMGSVDILVNNAGITRDNLFMRMSDEEWESVLNVNLTSTFRLCKGVLRGMMKARWGRIVNISSIVGATGNPGQGNYAASKAGLVGMSKSLAYEVATRGITVNCVAPGFIATAMTDKLTDDQKDKINAQIPAARMGTPEEIAAAVVYLASQEAGYTTGTTLHVNGGMAML; this is translated from the coding sequence ATGTTTGATCTGACAGGAAAGAATGCGCTGATCACCGGTGCCTCTGGCGGGATCGGCGGCGCGATTGCCAAGGCGCTCTATGAAGCGGGCGCGACTGTGGCCCTGTCCGGTACACGGGTTGATCCGCTGGAGGCGCTGGCCGCAGAACTGGGCGAGCGCGCCCATGTGCTGCCGTGCAATCTCAGCGATGCCGAAGCCGTGAGTGCGTTGCCGAAACAGGCCGCCGAAGCCATGGGGTCGGTCGATATTCTGGTGAACAACGCAGGCATCACCCGCGACAACCTGTTCATGCGTATGTCGGACGAGGAATGGGAAAGCGTTCTGAACGTCAATCTGACTTCGACCTTCCGCCTGTGTAAAGGTGTGCTGCGCGGCATGATGAAGGCGCGCTGGGGCCGGATCGTCAACATTTCCTCGATCGTCGGGGCCACGGGCAACCCGGGACAGGGAAACTATGCCGCCTCCAAGGCGGGGCTTGTGGGCATGTCGAAGTCGCTGGCCTATGAGGTGGCAACGCGGGGCATCACCGTGAACTGCGTAGCGCCCGGTTTTATCGCCACGGCGATGACCGACAAGCTGACCGACGACCAGAAAGACAAGATCAACGCCCAGATCCCGGCCGCCCGCATGGGTACCCCGGAAGAGATCGCCGCAGCGGTTGTCTATCTGGCTTCGCAGGAGGCGGGATATACCACCGGCACGACGCTTCATGTGAACGGCGGCATGGCTATGCTCTGA
- the fabD gene encoding ACP S-malonyltransferase, translating to MTRAFVFPGQGAQTIGMGKALADSYAGAKAVFDEVDEALGEKLSQLIWEGEIDQLTLTQNAQPALMATSLAAMRALEAEGFAVTDAAFVAGHSLGEYSALAAAGALSISDTARLLRTRGKAMQEAVPVGVGAMAALLGLDFATVKEVAHEAAQGQVCQAANDNDPGQVVVSGHKEAVERAVEIAKGKGAKRAVLLPVSAPFHCALMGPAADVMAEALDDVEINAPAVPLVANVAASAVTDPATIRSLLVEQVTGSVRWRESVAYMAGEGVTEIWEIGAGKALSGMVRRIERSIACTAIGTPDDIAKLKG from the coding sequence ATGACACGCGCATTTGTGTTTCCGGGGCAGGGCGCCCAGACCATCGGTATGGGCAAGGCACTGGCCGACAGCTACGCCGGGGCGAAAGCCGTTTTCGACGAGGTGGACGAGGCGCTGGGAGAAAAGCTGTCCCAGTTGATCTGGGAGGGCGAGATTGACCAGTTGACCCTGACCCAAAACGCCCAGCCTGCGTTGATGGCGACCTCTCTGGCGGCGATGCGGGCGCTTGAGGCCGAAGGTTTTGCAGTGACGGATGCCGCCTTCGTGGCGGGGCACAGTCTGGGCGAATATTCGGCGCTGGCTGCGGCAGGGGCGTTGAGCATCTCTGACACCGCGCGGTTGCTGCGGACCCGAGGCAAGGCCATGCAAGAGGCCGTACCGGTCGGGGTCGGGGCGATGGCCGCCCTTCTGGGGCTGGATTTCGCGACGGTCAAAGAGGTGGCGCATGAGGCTGCGCAGGGCCAGGTCTGTCAGGCTGCCAATGACAATGATCCGGGTCAGGTCGTGGTGTCCGGCCATAAAGAGGCCGTTGAGCGCGCCGTCGAGATCGCCAAGGGCAAGGGCGCGAAGCGCGCGGTGTTGCTGCCGGTCTCTGCACCCTTCCATTGCGCACTGATGGGGCCTGCCGCCGATGTCATGGCCGAGGCGCTGGACGATGTGGAAATCAATGCCCCCGCTGTGCCGCTGGTGGCCAATGTCGCCGCCAGTGCGGTGACGGACCCGGCCACGATCCGCTCGCTTCTGGTGGAGCAGGTGACAGGGTCTGTGCGCTGGCGCGAAAGCGTGGCCTATATGGCGGGCGAAGGTGTCACCGAGATCTGGGAAATCGGCGCGGGCAAGGCCCTGTCGGGCATGGTGCGCCGCATTGAACGGTCTATTGCCTGCACTGCCATCGGTACGCCGGACGACATCGCAAAACTCAAAGGGTGA
- the rpsF gene encoding 30S ribosomal protein S6, which translates to MPLYEHVFIARQDLSNAQAEGLIEHFGTVLADNGGKLVDHEYWGVKTMAYKINKNRKGHYAFLRTDAPSTAVQEMERLMRLHDDVMRVLTIKVDEHKEGPSVQMQKRDEREERRPRRN; encoded by the coding sequence ATGCCGCTTTACGAGCATGTCTTCATTGCGCGTCAGGACCTGTCCAACGCGCAGGCCGAAGGTCTCATCGAACATTTTGGCACCGTCCTCGCCGACAACGGCGGTAAACTCGTGGATCACGAGTACTGGGGCGTCAAAACGATGGCCTACAAGATCAACAAGAACCGTAAGGGCCACTATGCCTTCCTGCGCACCGACGCTCCGTCGACCGCCGTTCAGGAAATGGAACGCCTGATGCGCCTGCATGATGACGTGATGCGTGTCCTCACCATCAAAGTCGACGAGCACAAAGAAGGCCCGTCCGTTCAAATGCAGAAACGCGACGAACGCGAAGAGCGTCGCCCGCGCCGCAACTGA
- the rpsR gene encoding 30S ribosomal protein S18, with product MAAKPFFRRRKVCPFSGDNAPAIDYKDTRLLQRYISERGKIVPSRITAVSAKKQRELARAIKRARFLALLPYAVK from the coding sequence ATGGCCGCTAAACCGTTTTTCCGCCGCCGCAAAGTCTGCCCGTTCTCCGGCGACAACGCGCCCGCGATCGACTACAAAGACACCCGTCTTCTGCAGCGCTACATCTCTGAGCGCGGCAAAATCGTTCCGTCCCGCATCACCGCAGTCTCTGCGAAGAAACAGCGTGAACTGGCCCGTGCCATCAAACGCGCTCGCTTCCTCGCCCTGCTGCCCTACGCTGTGAAGTAA
- the rplI gene encoding 50S ribosomal protein L9 has product MEVILLERVAKLGQMGDVVSVKDGYARNFLLPQEKALRASDANIKAFEAQKAQLEARNLETKKEAEALAAKLDGQKFVVIRSASDSGALYGSVTTRDAADAATENGFSVDRKQVALKSPIKELGLHEVHVILHPEVEATIILNVARSTEEAELQAEGKSIQELAAEAEAQAEFEIAELFDDIGSAASEDEELAEAVEEETKEEE; this is encoded by the coding sequence ATGGAAGTTATCCTTCTCGAACGCGTGGCCAAACTGGGCCAGATGGGTGATGTCGTTTCCGTCAAGGACGGCTACGCCCGCAACTTCCTGCTGCCGCAGGAAAAAGCTCTGCGCGCCTCCGACGCCAACATCAAGGCGTTCGAAGCTCAGAAAGCCCAATTGGAAGCCCGCAACCTCGAAACCAAAAAAGAAGCCGAGGCTCTGGCTGCAAAACTCGACGGTCAGAAGTTCGTCGTGATTCGCTCCGCCTCCGATTCCGGTGCGCTCTATGGCTCCGTCACCACCCGTGACGCTGCGGATGCCGCCACCGAAAACGGCTTCTCCGTGGATCGCAAACAGGTTGCTCTGAAATCTCCGATCAAGGAACTCGGCCTGCACGAAGTGCACGTCATCCTGCACCCGGAAGTCGAAGCCACCATCATCCTCAACGTGGCCCGTTCCACCGAGGAAGCCGAACTGCAGGCCGAAGGCAAATCCATTCAGGAACTTGCTGCCGAAGCCGAAGCTCAGGCCGAATTCGAAATCGCCGAGTTGTTCGACGACATCGGGTCCGCCGCTTCCGAAGACGAAGAACTGGCTGAAGCCGTTGAAGAAGAGACCAAAGAAGAAGAGTAA
- a CDS encoding lytic transglycosylase domain-containing protein: MVRIARRAFLLSTLALAACGTAPEASRHASFDPPLYPNETPQLRRLINKWADYYDIPRELVHRQAIRESTHRPGARNGPYWGLLQILPQTARTMGFEGRPEDLLDPDVNLRYAGKYLRGAYMVSGRDIDGAMRWYARGYYYEAKRQGLLYQTGLRG, translated from the coding sequence ATGGTTCGCATCGCCCGCCGCGCGTTTCTGCTCTCGACGCTCGCTCTCGCCGCCTGCGGCACCGCCCCAGAGGCATCCCGTCACGCCTCCTTCGATCCGCCACTCTACCCCAATGAAACACCGCAATTGCGTCGGCTGATCAATAAATGGGCCGACTATTACGACATCCCGCGCGAACTGGTTCATCGTCAGGCAATCCGCGAAAGCACCCATCGCCCCGGAGCGCGCAATGGCCCCTATTGGGGATTGCTGCAAATCCTGCCGCAAACCGCACGGACCATGGGATTTGAGGGCCGCCCTGAGGACCTTCTGGATCCAGATGTGAACCTGAGATACGCGGGCAAATACCTGCGCGGCGCCTATATGGTGTCAGGGCGCGACATTGATGGCGCAATGCGCTGGTATGCCAGAGGGTATTACTATGAGGCCAAGCGTCAGGGGCTTTTGTACCAGACCGGCCTGCGCGGCTGA